A window of bacterium genomic DNA:
CGCGAGACAAAACGCAAACCGGTGTTCTTCTGATCGGCGGAATAATCGTAGTTCGTGCCCAGCAGCTCCACGACTTCATCCTCGGCGGTGCGGCTGTAAAGGTTCTTCGCGCTGATTTTGTGAAAATCACCCAGCTTGTAGGTGAGATTCAGCAAGCCGCCCCAGAGGGTGGAGAATCGGTACTCGGTGCCGCGATACTCGAACTGCGGCGTGCCATCGAAGTTGTAATCGTTGCGCACCACCTCGACCCGGTCGAAACCGTTGCGATAGGAGAAGGCGCCGACATATCCCAGGGTGTTGCCGAGCACCTGCTGCGCATTGCCCAGGGAGATCATGTAGCTGCTGTTGGGGGCGGCCGTCCTGTCGGTGACTGCCCAGTTGTTGCGGAAGGAACGGCCGATCGCCTGCAGATCGCTGCGGGAATAGTTGCTGGAATTGACTTTCACCCCATTGACGGTGCCGGGCAATTCCCGCGTGCCGTCGTCTATTCCGAGAAAGTCCCACTTGCCGCCCGCGTAGGTTTTGAAATCCGCCATGGTTGCCCGGCTGTTGTATGAGCCGCTGGCACTCATGCGGATGGTCAGTTGCTCGGGGAAGTCGATGGTATTGATCTGCACCAGGCCGCCGGAAAAATTGCCGGGCATGTTCGGGGTGAAGGATTTCGAGATGACGGTGTTTTCCAGGAGATTGGAAGGCAGCATGTCGAAGGCATAGGCCTTGCGATCGGTTTCCGTGCTGGGCAGTTGCGAGCCGTTCAGCAAGGTGTTGTTGTAGCGCTCGCTGGTGCCGCGCACGTATACGAACTTGTTATCCACGATCGAAACACCGGTAACCCGGCGCAGGGCATCGCCCGTCGTGGCATCCGGCGTCCGCTTGATCTGCTCCGCCGCGATGCCGTCGCCGATGGCGGCGGCCTTGCGCTGCTGCTGCAAGACGGCGCTCTCCGCGCTCATGATGGCCGTGGCTTCCACCACCACTTCCTCGCCCTGCAAGGCCTCTTCCTGAAGAATGACGTCGATTTTGATCGTCTTGCCCGCTTCCACGGCGACGTTGTTGACCGTCTTGGTCGTGTAGCCCAGCAGCGAAAAGCGGATTGAATAGGTGCCCGCCGGCACGTTGCGAATGAGATAGTTGCCGTCAATGTCCACCGCGGCTCCCAGGCTGGTGTTCATCAGTACGGCCGTGGCGCCGATGAGCACATCGCCTTTTTCCGCTTCGGTCACCCGGCCGGAGATTTGGCCGGTGCTCTGCGCCAGGGCCGGCACTGCCACTGCCAGCAGCATGGCGAAGATCGTTTTGGTCAGATTCCGCATAAACTCACTCCCTCGAATTTTGAGGATGAAATCGTGCGCTCCACCGAGGGCCCGTTCCATCCCGGTTCATACTCTTACGTGGGACCTTTTGCTCTGCCTTGCCTCTGCTGTTCATCCTCTGCCATGCGCTCGTACTCTTACTCACAACTCCTTCCTGAATGTGAGTAAGAGCACGAGCAAGGTAAGAGTATGAACAGCAATTCTCGAATGTGCTGCCGGCCGGGGGCGCGAACTCGGCGCGCCGCCCGCGGCCCAGCGGCTTGTCCTATTTCACCAACAGCATGCGCTTCACAGCACGATAGTCGCCGACTTGCAGACGATAGAAGTACATGCCGGTCGCCAATTGGCCGGCGTTCACGATCACTTCGTATTCGCCCGCCGCTTGCGCCTGATCCACCAGCGTCAGAACTTCATGGCCCAACACGTCGAAAACCTTCAAGCTCACGTGGCCGGCACGGGGCAGCGCGTAGACGATGGCAGTCGTGGGATTGAACGGATTGGGGTAGTTCTGTTCGAGTTGCAAGGCAGCGGGAATCCGGTTCGAGGCCTGTTGCACTTTCACGCCCGTGGGATTGCGATAGCTGGCGAACTGCGGGTTGTAATTGGCCCAGTTCGCGTCCCAGCGGGTATCGCCAAAAGCGCCGCGAAAAGTCGTCGCCGTGAAGAAGGCGTCCGTCAGTCGTGCGTTGGCGAAGTCAGAACCGGCAAGCGCGGGCGAGCCCGGCATCGGCATGAAATCAGGGTTGGTCAAGTTGAAGGGGTTGCCGAGCTGCACTTCCGCGGCGGTTGCCAAGCGGGTGTTGCCGAAGGCGGGCGTGTCAAACCAGGCCAGAGGCGCGAAGCCGTTGGAGGCATTGGTGGTGACGGTATCGCGGCCGGCGAGAATGACATTGCGAATTTGCAGCAGGCCGTTGCTGGCATTGTCGGCCGTGGCATTGGCATCGATGAAGATGCCGTTGCCGGGCCAGCCGAGCACNNNNNNNNNNNNNNNNNNNNNNNNNNNNNNNNNNNNNNNNNNNNNNNNNNNNNNNNNNNNNNNNNNNNNNNNNNNNNNNNNNNNNNNNNNNNNNNNNNAGTCGGTGTCAAAGTCGTCGTCGAGCGTGCGCAGGGAGATCAGGTGTTTGGCATTGACGGTGCCGCCGAAGAACTCGAAGCCGTCATCGCCGGAGTAACTCACCTGCACATAGTCGATGATGGTGCCGCGTCCGACACCGCCGAGCGTGAGACCGTTGATTTCATTGTTGGGCTGGAAGGCGATGCCGGGGAATTCGATGCGCACGTAGCGCAGAATGCCGCTGTTGTCGTCAGGATTGGAGCCGCCGTAGGTGGAGCCGACGCCGCCTTCGATGATGGCAGTGCCGCCCGGCACGTTGATGGGCGCGCGGCCGCAGATGATTACCCCGCCCCAGTCGCCATATGTGCGCTGCCCCGCTGGCTGGTTACTCGTAAAGACGATGGGCTGCTCGCGGGTGCCGTCGGCGATGATCTTCGCATCTTGCTCGACGATGAGAGAACCCTTGGAGTCTTTGTCGCCATAGACGTAGGTGCCAGGCTCGATCGTAAGTGTTGCACCGGCTTTGACGTAGACGAAGCCGTTCAACGTGTAGGTATTGTTTCTCGTCAACGTCGTATTGGTTGTGATATTGCCGGATAAGACGATGTTGCCGGCCCAAGCCGTTGAACTGGCCAGGCACGACGTCAGAATCACTGCAGCGATTTTTTTCAGCATTACTCCTCCAAAGTCCAAAAAGGGTGGGGGTGTTTGATCGGTGACAAGGTATATGAATGAAATTACCCTGAAATAACTGCATGATTAAGAAACCGTAAAGACAGTCAGGATGGTGGAAGCTGTAGACGGGATTTGAATTAGGCAGGCATGGCGAAGTCCGATGGCCCCCGCGCCAGCGAGACCAAGTGGGCATCTCCTTGCTGCCCCGTGAGGCCTTGCAGTGCAGCAGAGGGCGCGCTGCGGCTCAGCTCAGCAGCCGGTGGCGGTCGAGCAGGCTGGCCAATTGCGCGTGGAGACCAGAACCGTCGGTGGCGGGAGAGATGACCGCATCCGCCGCCCAGTAGCGGAAGTTGTTCGGAATGTCTTGCTGGTTGGAATTGAGAATGATGGGCAGGCGCGCGTCCCGCTCCGCAATTTTGCCGATCAGTTCGAGGCCGTGCATATCGGGCAAAACCGCATCGACGATCACCAGGTCGAAAGGTATCCGCTGCAGGAGTTGCAGCGCCTCCCCAGCCAGGCGGGCGCACACCACGTAGTAGCCTTGTGATTCAAGCTCCAGCTTGCTGGCCATGGCCTGCTGCGAGTCACTCGTTACCAGCAGCAGCGCGGCCAGGGGGAGATCATCAGGAACGGCAATGGCGATGTCTTCGGCCTGGGGATCGCAACTCATTGCGAGTGCGACATTCATGGCTCACCTCCTTTGGCTGTGACTCGGCCTCAATCCGTCCAGGCAAATATGCCGAGCAGGTCCAAATCGAGCAGCGTTGCATAAACGTTTTCGTGGATGCCCACAACCTGCATTGCCGCTCCCTGCTGGCGGCGCGCATTGGCAAAGCGGGCGAGATGGCACAGGCCCGCGGCGCTCAGCAGCACCAGGCCCCGCATGTCGATGGTCCACTGCGCCACCGGAGAAACCGTGACCTTCTGAAGGAAGCCCCTCAACGCCGAGGCGCTTTCCGCGGTGATGGCGCCCTGCAACACGATCCTGCCGCAGGCGAGCGGTCCCGCGCCCATGATTTCGAAGCGGGCCACGGGTGACAGTGCCGAGTGGGGATGGCTCTCATCCAGCCGGGCGTGCAGCGCGGCCATGGCATTGGACCTCATTGGCATTCTCCTTGGGAAATTGGTTCGCATCCGTCCGCAAGCGCGAATTTTGAGAAGCTGCTCCAGCAACGGCCTGGCCGATGCATCAAGATCCGCAGGGTTTCCACGTCACCCGAAGTTTTGGAAACCTCGGCCCAGCCGAGGTTGGATCATTTTCTCACGGAGACGCATTCGGGTACAGTGGTAAGAAATCACGTGACTGCGGAGGTGGCGAGGTGCGCGCTGCCAGAGTGTGCCTCGCGGCAGGGCGCGATGGCATTGTCCGGCTGCAGCCAATTCCATCGGCCGTCACAGGCCAAGATAATCGCGGCAGATCATGGGGGAATAAAAGGGAGATGAAGAAAGCGTGAACTGCTGCGCAGTGGCCGCCGAAGCGCCCCCTACGGCGGGCAGCACCGGCCGGCGCGGGCCAGCGTATTTAGCGCTGTTAGCGCGCGGCGCGTGGTGTGGGACGCGGAAGGACATTTTACCCATAGTTAATCATTTCTTAATTTTGCTTTCATCTGAGTTTCATAAATGCCTTGTGAAAGGCGTGCAATTTGCGAGCGCGCTTGTCATGCGGCCGCTGACTTTGAGCGTGATTCGAAAAGTCTGCGACATGCGCCAGAGCAAAATCTCCGCGCCGAATCTCAAAAGCGTCTGTGCGTCGCCGTATTTCATTTGACCAAAAAAATCACTAAACTGGCCAGCCCGCAGGAGTGGCCGCGCACGCGGAGTGAAGAAGCAAGCAATGCCGCGCGCGCCGGTGGTTCTCATCTTGTCTGGCGCTTTGGGTGCTGCAAATAGTGGTTTCAGAATGCAAGGACAACTGTTGAAATTTGCCGCCATAGATATCGGCTCCAATGCCGTGCGCCTGCTTTTTGCCAACGTCGTGGCCGACGGCGCTCAGCCGGTGGTGCAGAAGGAGTCTCTCCTGCGCGTGCCGCTGCGCTTGGGCACGGAGGTGTTTGCGCACGGCCGCTTGTCGGAGGAGAAGGCCGATGATCTGGTCAAAACCATGATCGCGTTCAAGTATCTGCTCGAAACGCAACGGCCGCTGGCCTACCGTGCCTGCGCGACTTCCGCGATGCGCGAGGCGGCCAACGGCCCGGAGATTTGTGCGCGCATTGAGGCGGAAACCGGCATTGCGGTGGAAATCATCGCCGGCAAGCGGGAAGCGGAAGTGATCTATTCCAATCACGTGGCGGAAAACCTGGAGGCGGGCATTTCCTATCTGTACATCGACGTGGGGGGCGGCAGCACCGAGCTGACGCTGTTTGCGGAGAATCGGGTCGTGGCTTCGGCCTCGTTCGACATCGGCACGGTGCGCATGCTCGGCGATCTGGTCTCTGCGACCGCTTGGCAGGCGCTCAAAGGCTGGGTCAAAACCCTGGCCGCGGTGCACCGGCCGCTGGCGGCGATCGGCACCGGCGGCAACATCAACAAGTATTTCAGCCTGGCAGAGCAGCGCGAGGGCAAGCCGCTTTCCTACAAGAAACTCCGTGCGCTCTACACCGCGCTGAAGTCGCACTCGCTGGCCGAGCGTATCGCGCAGTTGCGGTTGAAACCCGATCGCGCCGACGTCATCATTCCCGCCGGCCGGATTTATCTGGCGATCATGAAATGGGCCGGCATCCCGGAAATCCACGTGCCGCAAGTGGGCTTGTCCGACGGCATGATTCACATTCTGTATGACGAGTATCGCCGCAGGATCAACAATTGAGTCGAGGGCACCATGCCAAAGCAAATCTTGATTGTCGATGATGAGCAGGACATTCTCGATTTGATCAAGTACAATCTCGAAACGGAAGGCTATGCCACGCTGCTGGCGCGCGACGGCGTGCAGGCGCTCAATGTGGCACACAGCGCGCTGCCGGATTTGATCATCCTGGACGTGATGCTGCCCGGCAAGGACGGCTGGCAGGTGATGCGCGAGCTGCGCCAAAGCCCGGAGACGCAGCACATTCCGGTGATCTTCCTGACCGCCCGCTCCAGCGAGATCGACGAGGTGGTGGGCATCGAGCTGGGCGCGGATGATTACATCATCAAGCCGATCAGCATTCGCAAGCTGTTGGCGCGCGTCAAGATGGCGTTGCGCCGCACGCTGCCCGCCGCTGCCGGGCCGCAGGAGGTGCTGCATTTCGGCGAGGTGCAGATCAACACGCTCAACTATTCCGTGCGTGTCGAAGGCCGCGAGGTGCCTTTCACCAAAAAAGAGTTCGAAGTGCTGGTGTTTCTCGCGGAACGGCCGGGCCGCGTGATCACCCGCGAGACGCTGCTCAACGAAATCTGGGGCGACAACGTCGTGGTCATCGACCGCACCATCGATGTGCACATCCGCAAGATTCGCGAAAAGCTCGGCGAAAAGAACATGCACTTGATCGAAACCATCAAGGGCGTCGGCTATCGGATGAAGGCGGAGAATTGAAGCGGTCGCGTGTTTGCGGCTTCGTTTTCGGTAAGGAATGATTGGCCCGCGGCCTTCAGGCTGATATGAAGATCTCCCTGCGCAAAAAGCTGTTCCTCACCCACCTCGCCCTGCTGGCGCTGGTCACTGCTGCCGCCAGTGTGATCACCCATTTCGAGCTGCAGAAGTATTACAAGGATCGGTTGTTTCGCCAGTTGCGGATTCAACTCGACGAAATCGAATTCCTGCTGGCGCACGGCGCTTTCAGCGATGCTTCCGGGAGCCTGAACTACCAAAAGCTGGTCGCGTATGCCACGGCCGGCGCCATTCGGCTGACCTTGATCGATTCGACCGGCGTGGTGCGTTTTGATTCGCAGGTGGCACGCGATTCCCTGAGCAGCGTGGAAAACCATCTTGGCCGTTCGGAAGTGGAACAAGCGCGCGCCACCGGCGTGGGCCGCGCCGAGCGCCGCAGCGGCACCATTCATACCCGTCTGTTTTACGTTGCGCGGCCGGTCGCTCCAATTCATGCCGGCAAGGGCTGGCTGCCGCAAGTGCGCTATTTGCGGCTGGCCGTTCCGCTCACGGAAATCGAAGCGGCGGTGCGCGAACTGCGCTGGCAAATCCTCGCCGGTGGCGGCATGGCCCTGCTGCTCACCGCGGTGGCGGGTTACTGGGTGGCGCGGCGCCTGACCAATCCCATTCACAAACTCGCGGAAATCGCCGATTCGGTGAAGATGGGCGATTTGGACGCTCACTTTGAGCGCACTTCCAATGATGAAATCGGCGATCTGGCGGATTTGCTCAACGAAATGTTGGCAAAACTGCGCGAGGACTTGAAGCAGATGCACAAGCTCGAGAACATGCGCACGCAGTTTCTCGGCAATGTTTCGCATGAGCTGCGCACTCCGATTTTTGCGCTGCAGGGTTATCTCGAAACCCTGCTGTACGGCAACGTGACCGAGGTGCAAACGCAGCGCATGTTCGTCGAAAAAGCCTATCGCCAGGCCGGCCGGCTGAACAACTTGCTCACCGATCTCATCGACATCTCGCGCATCGAATCCGGGGAGATGAAAATGAGCTTCCGCTATTTCGACGTGGCGGAGTGGCTGGCACGGCAGATGCCGGATCTGCAAAACCAGGCCAGTCAATACGACGTCACCATCAACCTGCAGAACGGCGAGCCGTTGGGCTCGGTGATCGCGCTGGGTGATCGCGAGCGCTTGACGCAGGTGATCACCAATCTTGCCAGCAATGCCATCAAATACAACGTGCCCGGCGGACGGGTCGAACTCGGCTATCATCTCAACAAAAAGGAAGTCGAGATCTATGTTGCCGATACCGGCCGCGGCATTCCGGGCGAACACCTGCCCCGCATTTTCGAGCGCTTCTATCGCGTCGATCGCGAACGCTCCCGCGATGTGGGCGGCACGGGTTTGGGGTTGGCCATCGTCAAGCACATCGTGGAAGCGCACGGCAGCAGCGTGCAGGTGAAGAGCGAAGTGGGCAAGGGCTCGGTATTCAGTTTCTCGCTCAAGCGCAATCTCAGCAAGGATTGAGGCCGGCGGATGAGCACGAAGGCAATATCCTTCCATTTCTTAACATATTCTTAACCTTCCAATAACACTGCATTATCATTTTCTTAATACTTTGTTGCCGTTGGTGCCATCCGGCGCGAGGCGCAGCCGCCAGTTTGCCGGCGTTCGACTCGCCGCAGCCACGGCGGCCACCGGGTGACCGCCGGCGAGCGAAGGCACGCGGCTTGATGCCGCCTCTCAATCCACGCGGTCCGTGCTTGTGCGCACAGCAAACTTAGGCAAGGAGGAAATATGAGGCAACGCACCGGTGTCTGCTTTTCAGCCGGATTATGCGTTCTGATTTTTTCCACTTCCACATTCCCGCAAGAAGTCAAATCCCGCAACGCCGAATCCTGGGAGCTTGCCGGCTCCATTCAATTGCAGCACTTGTATGATCCCGATCGCACCGGCGATGGGCTGGTGACCGACAACGGTTTTCGCATGCGGCGTGTTCGTCTCTCGGCGCGCGGCAAAGTCAACGCCTTCGTCGAAAGCACGCTGCAAATCGAAGTGCGTGACAACAGTCCGCGCCTCAAGGATGCCGAGGGCCGAATCAAACTGGCAAACAGCTTCTACCTGCGCTTCGGCCAGTTCAAAGTTCCGGTGTGGCGGGAAGAGTTGCGCTCTTCCACCAATCTCCTGCTCATCGAGCGCAGTGCAGCCGCGGAGTTTTTGGTGGCGAACAATTTTTCCGCGCGCCAGATCGGCGTGGAATTCGGCCGGCGGCCGGAGCGCGGGCTGCAGATGGCGTTGCACCTCTCCAATGGCGCAGGCGAAGGCATTCGCGAAGATGCCGGCCGGCCGAAGAACGGCTTCGTCAACAACGGCAAGCTGATCACCGGCCGCCTCAGTTTGCCGCTCGGCGAGCGCGTGCAACTCGGTGTTTCAGCAGCGGCCAACCGAGTGACCCGGATTGCGCAAAACCCGGCGGGGGCAATGGTCTTTGCCGGCACGCAGACACTGCTCGCACCGGACCTGGGCCTCTATCTGCACAGCAGCACGCACATGCAGTTCGATATAGAAGGCGGGGTGGCCTTCGGTAAACTTGTGCGTGAGCTGCCGGGCGGCACAGCGGGGGATTTTCTTCTGGCGGATCTCAGCGGGCGCTGGACCGCCAAGCTGCACCATGCCCTCACCAGCCTGGGTGGGCTGGAAGCGATCGAGTTGGCCGCGAGCGCTTGTTATCTCGAACCGGATGACCGGCAGGAGGATGAGTCGCTCCTGCTGCGCTTCGGGCCTGCGATTTATTTCGGCAAAACCTGCCGGCTGCAAATCAACGGTGAAGTGGACAAACCTTTGCCGGCCGGCGGGGAGACTGTGCTGCAAGTGCGCTCACAGATGAATTTTACTTTTTAACCTTTTCTTAACGAAAAATTCACGCCGCAGTCACTTGCGATCGCTACCATTCCTTGCCGGGCAAAGCCCCGGACTGCGGCGGCGGGCGGAAGCGCGGGCGCTATCTGCGGGCGCGCACGCAAGCGTCAGGCGAAGATCTACCATGCGCCATAATTTTGTCGAGGAGTTGGCCGGCCTGCCCAGCGAGTTGTTGTACCTGGCCTCGCTGGCGGAAAAAGCGGTGGAGCTGTCGATTCAAGCGCTCACAAACCGCGATGCGGCGCTGGCGCAGAAAGTCATTGCCGAGGATTTGCGGCTGGACCGGCGCGAGCTGGCGATCGAAGAGTTGTGCGTCAGTCTGCTCTCTCGCCAGCAACTGGCGGCGAGCGAGCTGCGGGTGGTAGTGTCCGCCTTGAAGATCAACAATGATCTCGAGCGCATCGGCGATCACGCGGTGAACATTGCGGGCAATACGCTGGCGCTGCTGCAGGAGCCGGCGCTGGCGCTGCCGGCCGAGATTCCGCAGATGGCCGGACTGGTGC
This region includes:
- a CDS encoding response regulator transcription factor, which produces MPKQILIVDDEQDILDLIKYNLETEGYATLLARDGVQALNVAHSALPDLIILDVMLPGKDGWQVMRELRQSPETQHIPVIFLTARSSEIDEVVGIELGADDYIIKPISIRKLLARVKMALRRTLPAAAGPQEVLHFGEVQINTLNYSVRVEGREVPFTKKEFEVLVFLAERPGRVITRETLLNEIWGDNVVVIDRTIDVHIRKIREKLGEKNMHLIETIKGVGYRMKAEN
- a CDS encoding ATP-binding protein, giving the protein MKISLRKKLFLTHLALLALVTAAASVITHFELQKYYKDRLFRQLRIQLDEIEFLLAHGAFSDASGSLNYQKLVAYATAGAIRLTLIDSTGVVRFDSQVARDSLSSVENHLGRSEVEQARATGVGRAERRSGTIHTRLFYVARPVAPIHAGKGWLPQVRYLRLAVPLTEIEAAVRELRWQILAGGGMALLLTAVAGYWVARRLTNPIHKLAEIADSVKMGDLDAHFERTSNDEIGDLADLLNEMLAKLREDLKQMHKLENMRTQFLGNVSHELRTPIFALQGYLETLLYGNVTEVQTQRMFVEKAYRQAGRLNNLLTDLIDISRIESGEMKMSFRYFDVAEWLARQMPDLQNQASQYDVTINLQNGEPLGSVIALGDRERLTQVITNLASNAIKYNVPGGRVELGYHLNKKEVEIYVADTGRGIPGEHLPRIFERFYRVDRERSRDVGGTGLGLAIVKHIVEAHGSSVQVKSEVGKGSVFSFSLKRNLSKD
- the phoU gene encoding phosphate signaling complex protein PhoU, coding for MRHNFVEELAGLPSELLYLASLAEKAVELSIQALTNRDAALAQKVIAEDLRLDRRELAIEELCVSLLSRQQLAASELRVVVSALKINNDLERIGDHAVNIAGNTLALLQEPALALPAEIPQMAGLVQLMVRDAIDAFVHREAAVAVSVCQRDDEADALNQHILRALVAQMAGDARSIAAGLSLILVSKNLERIADLSTNIAEEVVYMVEARTIKHNS
- a CDS encoding STAS domain-containing protein, with the translated sequence MRSNAMAALHARLDESHPHSALSPVARFEIMGAGPLACGRIVLQGAITAESASALRGFLQKVTVSPVAQWTIDMRGLVLLSAAGLCHLARFANARRQQGAAMQVVGIHENVYATLLDLDLLGIFAWTD
- a CDS encoding response regulator, whose protein sequence is MNVALAMSCDPQAEDIAIAVPDDLPLAALLLVTSDSQQAMASKLELESQGYYVVCARLAGEALQLLQRIPFDLVIVDAVLPDMHGLELIGKIAERDARLPIILNSNQQDIPNNFRYWAADAVISPATDGSGLHAQLASLLDRHRLLS
- a CDS encoding exopolyphosphatase — protein: MKFAAIDIGSNAVRLLFANVVADGAQPVVQKESLLRVPLRLGTEVFAHGRLSEEKADDLVKTMIAFKYLLETQRPLAYRACATSAMREAANGPEICARIEAETGIAVEIIAGKREAEVIYSNHVAENLEAGISYLYIDVGGGSTELTLFAENRVVASASFDIGTVRMLGDLVSATAWQALKGWVKTLAAVHRPLAAIGTGGNINKYFSLAEQREGKPLSYKKLRALYTALKSHSLAERIAQLRLKPDRADVIIPAGRIYLAIMKWAGIPEIHVPQVGLSDGMIHILYDEYRRRINN
- a CDS encoding T9SS C-terminal target domain-containing protein translates to MLKKIAAVILTSCLASSTAWAGNIVLSGNITTNTTLTRNNTYTLNGFVYVKAGATLTIEPGTYVYGDKDSKGSLIVEQDAKIIADGTREQPIVFTSNQPAGQRTYGDWGGVIICGRAPINVPGGTAIIEGGVGSTYGGSNPDDNSGILRYVRIEFPGIAFQPNNEINGLTLGGVGRGTIIDYVQVSYSGDDGFEFFGGTVNAKHLISLRTLDDDFDTD
- a CDS encoding OprO/OprP family phosphate-selective porin yields the protein MRQRTGVCFSAGLCVLIFSTSTFPQEVKSRNAESWELAGSIQLQHLYDPDRTGDGLVTDNGFRMRRVRLSARGKVNAFVESTLQIEVRDNSPRLKDAEGRIKLANSFYLRFGQFKVPVWREELRSSTNLLLIERSAAAEFLVANNFSARQIGVEFGRRPERGLQMALHLSNGAGEGIREDAGRPKNGFVNNGKLITGRLSLPLGERVQLGVSAAANRVTRIAQNPAGAMVFAGTQTLLAPDLGLYLHSSTHMQFDIEGGVAFGKLVRELPGGTAGDFLLADLSGRWTAKLHHALTSLGGLEAIELAASACYLEPDDRQEDESLLLRFGPAIYFGKTCRLQINGEVDKPLPAGGETVLQVRSQMNFTF
- a CDS encoding T9SS type A sorting domain-containing protein; this encodes VLGWPGNGIFIDANATADNASNGLLQIRNVILAGRDTVTTNASNGFAPLAWFDTPAFGNTRLATAAEVQLGNPFNLTNPDFMPMPGSPALAGSDFANARLTDAFFTATTFRGAFGDTRWDANWANYNPQFASYRNPTGVKVQQASNRIPAALQLEQNYPNPFNPTTAIVYALPRAGHVSLKVFDVLGHEVLTLVDQAQAAGEYEVIVNAGQLATGMYFYRLQVGDYRAVKRMLLVK